CGGCGGCGGCGATTCCCGTTCGCATCGGATTGGCTCGGCATCGCAACGACACGTTTTTGACGCACGTGCTTCCCGCGCAGGACCCGCAGAAGCCGGTCGTGCGCGAGCAAGGTAGGATGCTCAAGGCGTTCGGGATCGACAACCGTGCCAATCATTATCAGCTCGACGCCGCCCCGCTGTCGGAAACCGTTCGAGCGCTGGGCGGCGCGCTGCCGGCGCGATTCGCGGCGCTCCATCCGTTCGCCGGCGATCGCGCGCGCTGTGTCCCGTTGGGCGAGTGGGTTCGCGTCGCCGCTCAGTTGGAGACGCTCGGCATGCCGACAGTGTGGGTCGGCACCCCCGAGGAGCTCGCGGAATTGCGTCGCTCGCAACCGCAGCCCCGCGGCTCGTACTCGGACGCGCTGGGCGAGGCGGAGGGCGACGCATCACTCGCCAACACGGCGGCCGTGCTGTCGCGCGCGACGTGCATGGTCGGGCACGACTCGGGCCCGTTGCACATGGCCGCGGCCTTCGGCGTGCCCGTCGTCGGCGTCTTCGCGCCGGGGCAACCCGAGCGCACCTTCCCGCAAGGCGCCGGCGTGTGGCGGATGCTGCACCGGAAGACGCCGACGGAAATCTCGGCGTCGATGATCGTCCGCGAGATCGAAGAGCTCGAGGTCTTGCCGGGGCGATGAGCGAGAGGCCTGATCGCCTCGATCGCGTCTGCATCGTCATGATGAGCGCGGTGGGGGACGCCGTTCACGTTCTTCCCGTGGTGAACTCGCTCAAGCGATACGCGCCCAACACGCACGTTACGTGGGTGCTGCAACCAGGCCCGATGAGCCTCGTCTTCGGTCACCCGGCGGTGAACGAGATGATCCTCTTCGACCGGGCTCGAGGCTGGCGCGTGTTTCTCGACGTGCGGCGCGAGCTCGCCGCGCGACCCTTCGACGTGGTGATCGATCTTCAGGTGTACTTCAAGGCGGGAATCGTCACGTCGCTCGCCCGCGCGCCGATCAAGCTCGGGTTCGACAAAGCGCGCGCCCGCGACATGAATTGGTTGTTCACGAACCAGCGAATTCCGCCCCACGCGCAGCAGCACGTGCAGGATCAGTACTTCGAGTTCCTGACCGCGTTGGGCGTGCCCATCGGCGACGTCGTTTGGAATCTCGGTCCGTGGGGCGAGGAGCGCGCGATACAGCGCGAATTCTTCGCGCCGTTCGATCGGCCCGCCGCGTCGATCGTCGTGGCGACGAGCAAACCGCAAAAGGACTGGCTCCCCGAGCGCTGGGCCACCGTGGCGGACGCGCTGTACTACGACTTCGGTCTGCAGCCGGTGCTCGTCGGCGGCCATTCGACGCGAGAGGTGCTCGCCGAACAAGCAATCCTCGCGCGCGCGAGCGCTCCGGTCGTCTCGGCGCTCGGCAGCGGTCTCAGGAATCTCGTCGGCATTCTCGACGGTTCGTCCTTGGTGCTCTCGCCCGACACCGGTCCGCTCCACATGGCCGTGGCGCTCGACCG
The Gemmatimonadaceae bacterium DNA segment above includes these coding regions:
- a CDS encoding glycosyltransferase family 9 protein; amino-acid sequence: MTGVPFATPERILIVALDNLGDLVFSSALAPPLREAFPNATIDIWCKAYTAPVAALVPHVRRVIAADPFWSPPAGHSRGPMLRFFGAMNEVRQGQYDVAVLSEAPWRTAAAVAAAAIPVRIGLARHRNDTFLTHVLPAQDPQKPVVREQGRMLKAFGIDNRANHYQLDAAPLSETVRALGGALPARFAALHPFAGDRARCVPLGEWVRVAAQLETLGMPTVWVGTPEELAELRRSQPQPRGSYSDALGEAEGDASLANTAAVLSRATCMVGHDSGPLHMAAAFGVPVVGVFAPGQPERTFPQGAGVWRMLHRKTPTEISASMIVREIEELEVLPGR
- a CDS encoding glycosyltransferase family 9 protein codes for the protein MSERPDRLDRVCIVMMSAVGDAVHVLPVVNSLKRYAPNTHVTWVLQPGPMSLVFGHPAVNEMILFDRARGWRVFLDVRRELAARPFDVVIDLQVYFKAGIVTSLARAPIKLGFDKARARDMNWLFTNQRIPPHAQQHVQDQYFEFLTALGVPIGDVVWNLGPWGEERAIQREFFAPFDRPAASIVVATSKPQKDWLPERWATVADALYYDFGLQPVLVGGHSTREVLAEQAILARASAPVVSALGSGLRNLVGILDGSSLVLSPDTGPLHMAVALDRPVVSLMGYTNPRRTGPYRRFHDLIVDAYGDPGEEYPITMENRLERMVRIRVEDVLDRVERWRVNYASAVSGPNS